One window from the genome of Scatophagus argus isolate fScaArg1 chromosome 13, fScaArg1.pri, whole genome shotgun sequence encodes:
- the fem1a gene encoding protein fem-1 homolog A, whose protein sequence is MDITTAVFNAARDGKLKLIQKLLSNKTPEELEALAEEKTQGGTPLLIASRYGHLEVVDYLLEHCKANVELGGAVNFDGETIEGAPPLWAASAAGHLPVVKTLLKHGASVNNATLTNSTPLRAACFDGHLEIVRYLVEHRADMEVANRHGHTCLMISCYKGHKEIAKFLLDRGADVNRKSVKGNTALHDCAESGSLDIMKMLLKCNARMERDGYGMTPLLAASVTGHTNIVEYLAHQPRTSREERIDALELLGATFVDKKRDLLGAMRYWRRAMELRQPGDKTGSLTKPPPGPPIPAYGCAQEVNTAEELESLITDPDEMRMQALLVRERILGPSHPDTSYYIRYRGAVYADSGNFERCISLWKYALDMQQSNLDPLSPMTASSFLSFAELFSFVLQDRAKGSLSTRITFHDLMTVLGKSVREVERAVAQRDNLPEAPQFTKALSIILHLIFLLEKLECSPEQEHQKKHTVYRLLKLNPRGRSGFTPLHMAVDKETTSVGRYPVGRFPSQAVAAVLLECGADVDSRDCENNTPLHIAANNGCPEIMALLIKAGAHFDAKNAQRKTAYELLDEQSSGHPALYPLNYVTLQCLAARAIEKHRLPYRGLISEEMEAFIELH, encoded by the coding sequence ATGGACATAACGACGGCGGTTTTCAACGCGGCCAGAGATGGTAAGCTGAAACTTATTCAGAAGTTGCTGAGCAACAAAACTCCTGAGGAGCTAGAGGCTTTAGCCgaggagaaaacacagggaGGCACTCCTCTGTTGATAGCCTCTCGATACGGACATTTAGAGGTTGTAGATTACCTCCTTGAACATTGTAAAGCAAATGTTGAACTCGGGGGAGCGGTTAACTTTGATGGCGAGACCATCGAGGGAGCTCCGCCGCTGTGGGCGGCGTCGGCGGCCGGTCACCTGCCTGTGGTGAAGACGCTTCTAAAACACGGTGCCTCAGTCAACAACGCAACACTAACTAACTCTACGCCGCTCCGAGCTGCCTGCTTCGACGGCCACCTGGAGATCGTCCGCTACCTAGTGGAGCACAGAGCCGACATGGAGGTAGCCAACCGCCACGGCCACACCTGCCTCATGATCTCTTGTTACAAAGGCCACAAGGAGATAGCCAAGTTCCTCCTGGACCGCGGTGCTGATGTCAACCGCAAGAGCGTGAAAGGAAACACCGCCCTCCACGACTGTGCCGAGTCAGGCAGTCTGGACATCATGAAGATGCTGCTCAAGTGTAACGCTCGCATGGAGAGAGATGGATACGGAATGACCCCACTCCTTGCTGCGAGTGTAACGGGTCACACCAACATCGTAGAATACCTCGCCCACCAACCTCGCACCTCCAGAGAGGAGCGCATTGATGCACTTGAGCTCCTTGGGGCTACTTTTGTGGACAAAAAGCGCGATCTCTTAGGGGCAATGAGGTACTGGAGAAGGGCCATGGAGCTGAGGCAACCGGGGGACAAAACCGGGTCCCTGACCAAGCCTCCGCCTGGTCCTCCTATCCCCGCCTATGGCTGTGCGCAGGAGGTGAATACTGCAGAGGAACTCGAATCTTTGATCACAGACCCAGATGAAATGAGGATGCAGGCCTTGTTGGTTCGAGAGCGCATCCTTGGCCCATCCCACCCAGACACCTCTTATTACATCCGTTACAGGGGAGCTGTTTATGCTGACTCAGGCAACTTTGAACGCTGCATCAGCCTGTGGAAATATGCTTTGGACATGCAACAGAGCAACCTGGACCCTCTCAGTCCTATGACAGCCtccagttttctgtcttttgcagAGTTGTTCTCTTTTGTCCTCCAAGACCGGGCCAAAGGCAGCCTGTCAACGCGCATCACCTTCCACGATCTGATGACTGTGCTGGGGAAAAGTGTGAGGGAGGTAGAGAGAGCTGTGGCGCAGAGGGACAATTTACCAGAAGCTCCTCAGTTCACCAAAGCCCTTTCCATCATCCTGCATCTCATCTTCCTTCTGGAGAAGCTGGAGTGTAGCCCAGAGCAGGAACATCAGAAGAAGCACACAGTGTACCGTCTGCTAAAGCTGAACCCTCGTGGTCGCAGTGGTTTCACCCCTCTTCACATGGCTGTAGACAAGGAAACCACGTCTGTGGGCCGCTACCCTGTGGGCCGCTTCCCCTCCCAGGCAGTGGCAGCAGTGCTCCTGGAGTGTGGTGCGGACGTTGATTCACGTGACTGCGAGAACAACACGCCATTGCACATTGCTGCTAACAATGGCTGTCCAGAGATTATGGCACTGCTTATTAAGGCCGGGGCTCACTTTGACGCTAAAAatgcacagaggaagaca
- the LOC124069600 gene encoding C2 calcium-dependent domain-containing protein 4C-like codes for MWLLEKLRSSVESSGTQSQPPQTTEAIPVSVYANVLTPDKIPDFFIPPKLICCPPDESLTPEPQHCSTLRPSSSDHAICIQSPRARSSKNPCSPRLFSRLGGDNRNLQKLANRHIIQIESADEPGAADRISIEVNTNADPQSQTAMSLPYVPKAQTSYGFSTLVESPHTRRKESLFHSDPSSPLTSPNSQRRSQGGTLLAPADPNPYRYFSGGESDTCSSADSSPFNSPLLSRSASLLRSITQGTQAKVSRAKRSLARHSSLSTDDCSSADNSPNMQRRRTRCPPSPAFHGSKSSGLRGTASDLLQREHTVNLHKGGTLRLSTHYDPEAARLRVRVLAAEAIYNRQTDLKSINCCVALYLNPGKQQKQRSTIIKNSRNPVFNEDFFFDALTQVQVKSLAMKIKVVNKGTSLRRDVLLGEREVLLSELLADP; via the exons ATGTGGCTTCTGGAGAAGCTCCGTAGCTCTGTGGAGAGCAGTGGGACACAGTCCCAGCCCCCGCAGACAACAGAGGCCATTCCTGTCTCTGTTTATGCCAATGTCCTCACTCCAGACAAGATCCCTGATTTCTTCATCCCCCCAAAGCTGATCTGCTGCCCACCGGACGAGTCTCTCACCCCAGAACCTCAGCACTGCTCCACACTACGACCCTCCTCCTCTGATCATGCCATCTGCATCCAGAGCCCCAGGGCTCGGAGCAGCAAGAACCCCTGCAGCCCTCGCCTCTTTTCCCGCCTGGGTGGAGACAACCGCAATCTCCAAAAGTTAGCCAACCGTCACATCATCCAAATAGAGAGTGCTGATGAGCCAGGTGCTGCAGACCGGATCAGTATTGAAGTTAACACTAACGCAGACCCCCAATCACAGACTGCGATGTCTCTGCCGTACGTCCCCAAGGCTCAAACATCCTATGGCTTTTCCACCCTGGTGGAGTCTCCTCATACCCGACGCAAGGAGAGCCTGTTCCACAGTGATCCCAGCAGCCCTCTCACCTCTCCAAACTCCCAAAGGCGCTCACAAGGGGGAACTCTTCTGGCCCCAGCAGACCCCAACCCATACCGCTATTTCAGTGGTGGAGAGAGCGACACTTGCTCCTCAGCAGATTCATCCCCCTTTAACTCCCCACTCCTGTCCCGCTCTGCCTCACTCCTTCGCTCCATTACCCAGGGGACACAGGCCAAG GTGTCTCGTGCCAAGCGTAGCCTGGCACGCCACAGTTCACTCTCCACTGatgactgcagctcagcagacaACAGCCCCAACATGCAGCGCCGGCGCACGCGCTGCCCCCCATCTCCTGCTTTCCATGGAAGTAAAAGCAGTGGCTTGAGAGGCACAGCATCAGACCTCCTGCAGCGCGAGCACACCGTCAATCTCCACAAGGGGGGGACACTGAGGCTGAGCACTCACTATGACCCAGAGGCAGCTCGGCTGAGGGTGCGCGTGCTCGCAGCTGAGGCCATTTATAACAGGCAGACGGACCTCAAGAGCATCAACTGCTGTGTGGCACTCTACCTGAACCCTGgcaagcagcagaaacagagaagcaCCATCATCAAGAATAGCAGGAATCCGGTATTcaatgaagactttttttttgacGCGCTGACCCAGGTACAGGTGAAGAGTCTGGCCATGAAGATAAAGGTAGTGAACAAAGGAACCAGTCTGAGGAGGGATGTGCTCCTCGGAGAAAGGGAGGTGCTACTCAGTGAGCTGCTTGCAGATCCCTAG